In Rhodopirellula islandica, one DNA window encodes the following:
- the atpB gene encoding F0F1 ATP synthase subunit A, whose amino-acid sequence MLPFLAAAGHDPTDHAIPHALHDSPLLKIPFGGDGTDVPALGVRDGFYEFFITNHLMMSAMVGLLLIITGVLCSRKISIFHGEGLGRYQTRGRLSQLFETICAFIRDEVAYPNLHGLTDKYIHYIWTVFFFILFANILGVIPFGYMLQLITGNQAFSHWGGSATGNLSLTSVLALTSLFAIIFIGIRETSAKDFFNHFNPIGWDGGIMMLPIALMLYVLEWLSLLVKCFVLAMRLFGTMMAGHLVLAAFVGLIFAAGAASDGMAYAVSVPVVLVATSLTLLELFVCCLQAFIFTFLTVLFIAAMATHEHDEELDHDPNAMTDANQMDPDKIFDPSRISPAVGASHPAGV is encoded by the coding sequence ATGTTGCCATTTTTAGCCGCAGCTGGTCACGACCCGACCGATCACGCGATTCCGCACGCGTTGCATGATTCGCCGTTGCTCAAGATCCCATTTGGTGGCGACGGCACCGACGTGCCCGCCTTGGGTGTTCGGGATGGCTTCTACGAATTTTTCATCACCAATCACTTGATGATGTCCGCCATGGTGGGCTTGCTGCTGATCATCACGGGCGTGTTGTGCTCGCGAAAAATCAGCATCTTCCATGGCGAAGGTTTGGGCCGCTATCAAACACGCGGTCGGCTGTCGCAATTGTTTGAGACGATCTGCGCGTTCATTCGCGACGAGGTCGCTTACCCGAACTTGCACGGGCTGACCGACAAATACATTCACTACATTTGGACGGTGTTCTTCTTCATCCTGTTTGCCAACATTTTGGGTGTGATCCCGTTTGGCTACATGTTGCAGTTGATCACAGGAAACCAGGCATTTTCGCATTGGGGCGGCAGTGCCACCGGGAACTTGTCGTTGACCAGCGTGTTGGCGTTGACGTCCTTGTTCGCGATCATTTTCATTGGGATTCGCGAAACCAGTGCCAAAGACTTTTTCAACCACTTCAACCCGATTGGCTGGGATGGCGGCATCATGATGTTGCCCATCGCTTTGATGCTGTACGTGCTCGAGTGGCTCAGTTTGCTGGTCAAGTGCTTCGTGCTTGCCATGCGGTTGTTCGGCACGATGATGGCGGGTCACTTGGTGCTCGCCGCTTTCGTCGGTCTGATCTTCGCGGCGGGTGCTGCGAGTGACGGGATGGCTTATGCGGTCAGCGTGCCGGTGGTTTTGGTCGCGACATCGCTGACGTTGTTGGAGTTGTTTGTTTGCTGCTTGCAGGCTTTCATCTTCACGTTCCTGACCGTGCTGTTCATCGCTGCGATGGCCACTCACGAGCATGATGAGGAATTGGACCATGACCCAAACGCGATGACCGACGCCAACCAGATGGACCCTGACAAGATTTTTGATCCCAGCCGTATCAGTCCTGCTGTGGGTGCAAGTCATCCAGCGGGTGTTTGA
- a CDS encoding AtpZ/AtpI family protein: protein MNDPKQRKEDPSNTQPMLRLASAGFELASFPLILGAIGYYWLDPWMGYETPFIAIAGVLVGFCLGFYRLILMVNQLPS from the coding sequence ATGAATGATCCAAAGCAGCGAAAAGAGGACCCATCGAACACGCAGCCGATGCTGCGGTTGGCCTCGGCCGGGTTTGAGCTTGCCTCGTTCCCGCTCATTTTGGGGGCGATCGGGTATTACTGGCTGGATCCGTGGATGGGGTACGAGACCCCGTTCATTGCAATCGCCGGGGTTCTGGTCGGGTTCTGCTTGGGGTTTTACCGGCTGATTCTGATGGTGAATCAGCTCCCGTCGTGA